In the Flavisolibacter tropicus genome, one interval contains:
- a CDS encoding carboxypeptidase-like regulatory domain-containing protein → MKYLFLLLFVSLSYSSYAQTVLKGVVVEQETNKPVPAASVFLNNTSVGTTTNGQGYFELTMPSGKFDLIVSSIGFETHNQTISANEIALPLTIKLQPKVKALETVVVEPFIKDGWEQWGRLFLESFIGTSSFANNCLIKNTNVIKFRHSKKDNVLTAIALEPLIIENKALGYTIRYQLENFTYQFKERFIFYQGYPFFEPMKGGAAREKRWARNRKEAYEGSALHFMRSIYRNTVVEEGFTMNHLKKVTNAEKQRVKELYKKATQSTQSGNTTLKINGISTNPDSSHYYSTVMRQADGFDVISKTPLIGDSVAFAIDSITAGLSFTDYLLIVYKKKEAPVEYQKLFPDAGKAMVSQITLLNNDLIAIEANGAYYNPADLMNSGFWAWSEKMATMLPFDYKLPPTD, encoded by the coding sequence ATGAAATATCTATTTTTACTGTTATTCGTATCCCTCTCCTATAGCTCTTATGCACAAACTGTTCTAAAAGGAGTTGTAGTTGAACAAGAAACAAATAAGCCCGTTCCTGCAGCCAGTGTTTTTCTGAACAACACATCGGTTGGTACCACTACCAATGGGCAAGGGTATTTCGAACTAACGATGCCATCTGGCAAATTTGATTTGATTGTTTCTTCAATTGGCTTTGAAACGCACAATCAAACGATCTCAGCAAATGAAATAGCCTTACCTCTTACCATTAAACTTCAACCCAAGGTAAAGGCGCTGGAAACAGTAGTTGTAGAACCTTTTATAAAAGATGGCTGGGAACAATGGGGACGTCTTTTTCTGGAGAGCTTTATAGGAACATCTTCATTTGCTAACAACTGCCTTATTAAAAATACTAATGTTATTAAGTTCCGGCATTCCAAAAAGGATAATGTGCTCACTGCTATTGCACTTGAGCCCTTAATCATTGAAAATAAGGCATTAGGTTATACTATCCGGTATCAACTAGAAAACTTTACCTACCAGTTTAAAGAGCGGTTTATTTTTTACCAGGGCTATCCCTTTTTTGAGCCCATGAAAGGTGGCGCAGCAAGGGAAAAGAGATGGGCCAGAAACAGGAAAGAAGCATACGAAGGTTCTGCACTACATTTTATGCGCAGTATATACCGCAACACAGTTGTAGAGGAAGGATTTACCATGAATCATTTAAAAAAAGTAACCAACGCAGAGAAACAACGTGTAAAGGAGCTCTATAAAAAAGCCACACAAAGCACTCAATCGGGTAACACTACTTTAAAAATAAATGGCATTTCTACAAATCCAGATAGCTCCCATTATTACAGTACCGTAATGCGACAAGCAGACGGTTTTGATGTTATTAGCAAGACACCATTGATTGGAGATAGTGTTGCTTTTGCAATTGATAGTATAACCGCCGGCCTTTCATTTACCGACTATCTTTTAATTGTTTATAAAAAGAAGGAGGCGCCCGTCGAATATCAAAAGCTATTTCCAGATGCCGGAAAAGCTATGGTATCACAAATCACTTTACTCAATAATGATCTTATTGCCATTGAAGCAAACGGAGCCTATTACAATCCAGCCGACCTAATGAATAGCGGTTTTTGGGCATGGTCTGAGAAAATGGCAACGATGTTACCTTTTGATTATAAACTCCCGCCCACAGACTAA
- the gyrB gene encoding DNA topoisomerase (ATP-hydrolyzing) subunit B — protein MSDILDTATATPTPAVQPSYGADSIQVLEGLEAVRKRPAMYIGDIGVKGLHHLVYEVVDNSIDEALAGHCKNITVSIHEDNSISVEDDGRGIPTGIHAKEGRSALEVVLTVLHAGGKFDKGSYKVSGGLHGVGVSCVNALSTKLHVTVRREGKIFEQEYRIGAPQYPVRIIGEAETTGTTVHFWPDETIFTTTVYTKDILEGRLRELAFLNRGIRIILNDLREKDEESGMTYSQVFYSEGGITEFVEMLDKNAGRTSLIPNVVYVEGRDEKTNVTVEVATIYNDSYNEHIYSYVNNINTIEGGTHVAGFRRALTRVFKSYGDKQNLFEKAKVTIEGDDFREGLSAIISVKVPEPQFEGQTKTKLGNSEVAGVVDSTVSRALEIYLEENPKEAKNIINKVILAAQARAAARKARELVQRKSVLSGGGLPGKLADCSERDAEKCELYLVEGDSAGGTAKQGRDRSFQAILPLRGKILNVEKAMEHKIYENEEIRNMYTALGVTVGTPDDPKALNLAKLRYHKLIIMTDADVDGSHIATLILTFIYRYMKEMVEQGYVYIAQPPLYLVKKGKEQAYAYNEEQRKQTVERLGGANPDSVNIQRYKGLGEMNAEQLWDTTMNPATRTLKQITIESAAEADRIFSMLMGDEVAPRRDFIESHAKYARIDV, from the coding sequence ATGAGCGATATTTTAGATACAGCAACAGCTACTCCCACCCCAGCCGTTCAGCCCTCTTATGGTGCGGATAGCATTCAGGTATTAGAAGGTTTGGAAGCCGTACGTAAACGTCCGGCGATGTACATAGGCGACATTGGGGTAAAAGGTTTACACCACCTAGTGTATGAGGTAGTAGATAACTCTATTGATGAAGCCTTGGCTGGACACTGTAAGAACATTACAGTCTCTATTCATGAAGACAACTCCATCTCTGTTGAAGACGATGGCCGTGGTATCCCAACAGGTATTCATGCCAAAGAAGGCCGCTCTGCACTGGAAGTAGTACTGACAGTACTTCACGCCGGTGGTAAATTTGACAAAGGCAGTTATAAAGTATCCGGTGGTTTGCACGGTGTGGGTGTAAGTTGCGTGAACGCTTTAAGTACAAAGCTTCATGTAACCGTACGTCGTGAAGGAAAGATCTTTGAACAAGAATATAGAATTGGTGCTCCCCAGTATCCTGTGCGCATCATTGGTGAAGCTGAAACTACTGGTACTACCGTACACTTCTGGCCAGACGAAACGATATTTACTACAACTGTTTATACCAAAGATATCCTGGAAGGACGTTTGCGTGAGCTAGCTTTCCTGAACAGGGGTATTCGCATTATATTGAATGACCTTCGTGAAAAGGACGAAGAGAGCGGCATGACCTATTCACAGGTCTTTTACAGCGAAGGCGGTATAACTGAGTTTGTGGAAATGCTGGATAAGAATGCCGGCCGCACATCACTGATTCCTAATGTAGTTTATGTAGAAGGACGTGATGAGAAAACAAACGTAACTGTAGAAGTAGCCACTATCTATAATGATAGTTATAATGAACATATCTACTCTTATGTAAACAATATCAACACCATTGAAGGAGGTACACACGTAGCGGGCTTCCGCCGTGCATTGACACGTGTGTTCAAATCCTATGGTGATAAGCAAAACCTTTTTGAAAAGGCCAAGGTTACTATTGAAGGTGATGACTTCCGCGAAGGCCTGAGTGCCATTATCTCTGTAAAAGTTCCAGAACCTCAGTTTGAAGGACAGACAAAGACTAAACTGGGTAATAGTGAAGTAGCTGGCGTAGTAGATAGTACGGTTTCAAGAGCGCTTGAAATTTACCTGGAAGAAAATCCAAAGGAAGCCAAGAACATTATCAATAAAGTGATTTTGGCAGCACAAGCCAGAGCCGCAGCACGTAAAGCCCGCGAGCTGGTACAGCGTAAGTCTGTATTAAGCGGAGGTGGTTTACCCGGTAAACTGGCCGACTGCTCTGAACGTGATGCTGAAAAATGTGAGCTATACCTGGTAGAGGGTGACTCGGCGGGTGGAACAGCCAAACAAGGCCGCGACCGTAGCTTCCAGGCGATCTTGCCGCTACGTGGTAAAATCCTGAACGTAGAAAAAGCTATGGAGCATAAGATATACGAGAACGAGGAGATTCGCAACATGTATACGGCCCTTGGTGTAACTGTTGGTACTCCAGACGATCCTAAAGCGCTGAACTTAGCCAAGCTTCGTTATCACAAGCTCATTATCATGACCGATGCCGATGTGGATGGAAGCCACATTGCAACCTTGATTCTAACCTTTATTTACCGCTATATGAAGGAAATGGTGGAACAAGGATATGTCTATATTGCTCAACCACCTTTATACTTGGTAAAAAAAGGAAAAGAGCAAGCCTATGCATACAACGAAGAACAGCGTAAGCAAACCGTTGAAAGATTAGGTGGAGCTAATCCTGATAGCGTAAATATTCAGCGATACAAAGGTTTGGGAGAAATGAACGCGGAGCAATTATGGGACACAACAATGAATCCTGCTACACGTACATTGAAACAAATCACAATAGAAAGTGCTGCAGAAGCAGATCGCATCTTCTCTATGTTGATGGGCGATGAAGTTGCGCCTCGTCGTGACTTCATTGAAAGTCATGCGAAGTATGCACGTATCGACGTTTAA
- a CDS encoding class I SAM-dependent methyltransferase, whose translation MASPSISQGSVPANYDHYLGPLFFEPYALDFVKRWQTLKMHTLLELACGTGRLTRHLLQLLDTDGALYATDLKEEMLAVAKEKIQDNRLHWQVTDAQVLPYEDNTFDLVVCQFGVMFFPDKLKAFKEALRVLQPNGTFLFLTWDDPATNTVSFETQKVLQTVFPEDAPVFSQKGPYSYFDKDEITLSLREAGFQNIEIIPAQITTVASKVEDVVIGSLEGSPLTTYLAERGEAKERVRELLHKALSSYLTNGEYRFAMQALYCKGEK comes from the coding sequence ATGGCTTCTCCCAGCATCTCCCAAGGCTCTGTGCCTGCCAATTATGATCACTATTTAGGGCCGCTTTTCTTTGAGCCCTATGCCCTAGATTTTGTAAAGCGGTGGCAGACCTTAAAAATGCATACCCTATTAGAGCTTGCCTGCGGTACAGGCCGCCTTACCCGTCATTTGCTGCAGCTTTTGGATACAGATGGGGCACTTTATGCAACTGACCTCAAGGAAGAAATGCTAGCAGTGGCTAAAGAAAAAATTCAGGATAACCGCCTGCACTGGCAGGTAACGGATGCACAGGTGTTACCATATGAGGATAACACTTTTGACCTTGTTGTTTGTCAGTTTGGGGTAATGTTCTTTCCCGATAAGCTAAAAGCCTTTAAAGAAGCTTTACGAGTGTTACAGCCCAACGGCACTTTCCTTTTTCTAACTTGGGATGATCCGGCTACTAATACGGTATCATTCGAAACACAAAAAGTTCTTCAAACTGTTTTTCCTGAAGACGCGCCTGTCTTTTCCCAAAAAGGGCCTTATTCGTATTTTGATAAGGATGAAATCACATTGTCGCTGCGAGAGGCAGGATTCCAGAATATAGAAATCATACCCGCACAAATAACTACGGTAGCCTCTAAAGTGGAGGATGTAGTTATAGGCAGCTTGGAAGGCTCTCCCCTAACCACCTACTTAGCAGAACGAGGAGAGGCTAAAGAAAGAGTCAGAGAGCTATTACATAAGGCCTTATCTTCCTACCTAACAAATGGAGAATACCGTTTTGCTATGCAGGCACTTTATTGCAAGGGGGAAAAATGA
- the lpxD gene encoding UDP-3-O-(3-hydroxymyristoyl)glucosamine N-acyltransferase: MQFTAAQISILINGKIEGNPEASVSSFGKIEEAREGQLTFLANPKYEDYLYTTQASIAIINEAYELKQAVKPTLIRVPDAYSAFALLLSKYQEIATQQMQGIQQPSYIAPSAQIADGVFIGAFSYIGENVKVGAGSKIFPSSFIGNNVQIGENCIIHPGVKIYHDCVLHNHIVIHAGTVVGGDGFGFAPQADGSFKKVPQIGNVVIENNVEIGANTTIDRATMGSTIIKAGAKLDNLIQIAHNVEIGNSTVIAAQAGVSGSTKIGNQVMIGGQAGLVGHIQIADGSKINAQSGVSKSLKDPYTSVTGSPAAEYTSALRSQAVFRNLPTLEKRIQELESIVKQLLTEKVNSL, translated from the coding sequence ATGCAGTTTACAGCCGCCCAGATTTCGATACTGATAAATGGAAAGATTGAAGGTAACCCTGAAGCTTCAGTATCATCGTTTGGCAAGATTGAAGAGGCACGGGAAGGGCAGCTTACATTTTTGGCCAACCCCAAATATGAAGATTATTTATACACTACACAGGCTTCCATAGCCATTATCAATGAAGCATATGAGCTAAAACAGGCTGTTAAGCCTACTCTTATACGTGTGCCGGATGCTTATTCTGCATTCGCACTACTTTTAAGCAAATACCAGGAAATAGCTACCCAGCAAATGCAGGGTATTCAGCAACCTTCATATATAGCGCCATCAGCACAAATTGCTGACGGAGTATTTATTGGTGCCTTCTCTTACATTGGTGAAAATGTAAAAGTAGGCGCCGGCAGTAAGATTTTCCCAAGCAGCTTTATTGGCAACAACGTACAGATTGGGGAAAACTGTATCATTCATCCGGGTGTGAAGATTTATCATGATTGTGTGTTACACAACCATATTGTAATTCATGCCGGTACTGTAGTCGGAGGAGATGGCTTTGGCTTTGCCCCCCAGGCCGATGGAAGTTTTAAAAAAGTACCCCAGATTGGTAATGTTGTGATTGAAAACAATGTAGAGATTGGTGCCAACACTACTATAGACCGTGCTACCATGGGCTCTACCATTATTAAAGCCGGCGCAAAACTGGACAACCTGATTCAGATTGCCCACAACGTGGAAATTGGAAACAGTACCGTAATTGCAGCCCAGGCGGGTGTATCGGGCTCTACCAAGATCGGCAACCAGGTAATGATTGGCGGTCAAGCCGGCTTAGTCGGTCATATCCAGATTGCTGATGGCTCTAAAATCAACGCGCAGAGTGGTGTTAGTAAATCCTTAAAAGATCCATATACATCGGTTACCGGCTCACCAGCTGCTGAGTACACCAGCGCTTTACGTAGCCAGGCTGTATTCCGCAACCTCCCTACTCTGGAAAAAAGAATCCAGGAGTTGGAAAGTATCGTAAAGCAGTTGCTGACAGAAAAAGTGAACAGCCTGTAG
- a CDS encoding HD domain-containing protein, whose translation MAYVRKIINDPVYGFITIDHPLIFEIISHPYYQRLRRIHQMAFASLVYPGAVHTRLHHSLGAYHLMGLALTELRNKGVEITKDEEIGAKIAILLHDIGHGPFSHALERKLIKGVHHEDISVLILQLLNEQLNGQLQTAIEIFSGTYPKQFLHQLVSGQLDVDRMDYLTRDSFFTGVSEGVIGYDRILKMLVVHDGELMIEEKAIYSVEKFLVARRLMYWQVYLHKTVVAAEKMLVRIIERANELIAAGIEMEMASKNLDFFLKQHQPEDNFIKHLEKFTQLDDSDVMCTIKNWCGHVDKVLSRLCKGLVERKLLKIRFQPEPFDPLLVATLKADVAQRLNISEEEASYFVFTGEAVNTMYNPYDEHIKVLFKEGGVTDISRVDNALIHQQLSSAVKKYYLCYLR comes from the coding sequence ATGGCGTATGTGCGTAAAATCATCAATGACCCGGTTTATGGCTTTATAACAATAGACCATCCGTTGATTTTTGAGATCATTTCTCATCCTTATTACCAACGCTTACGCCGTATCCATCAAATGGCCTTTGCATCTCTGGTCTATCCGGGGGCTGTCCATACTCGCCTTCATCACTCTTTGGGTGCTTACCACCTGATGGGATTAGCATTAACCGAGCTACGCAATAAAGGAGTAGAAATCACCAAGGACGAAGAAATCGGGGCCAAAATCGCTATTTTACTACATGACATAGGTCATGGCCCTTTTTCACACGCGTTAGAACGCAAGCTGATAAAAGGTGTGCATCATGAGGATATTTCTGTACTGATTCTTCAATTACTCAATGAGCAGTTGAATGGACAGCTACAAACCGCCATTGAGATTTTTAGCGGTACCTATCCGAAGCAGTTTCTACACCAACTTGTTTCTGGTCAACTAGACGTGGATCGTATGGACTACCTCACTCGCGACTCATTCTTTACGGGTGTATCTGAAGGTGTAATCGGTTACGATCGCATTTTAAAAATGCTGGTGGTGCATGATGGCGAATTAATGATTGAAGAAAAAGCCATCTACTCTGTGGAGAAGTTCCTGGTAGCGCGCCGCCTTATGTACTGGCAGGTATACCTGCACAAGACGGTGGTAGCGGCTGAAAAAATGCTCGTAAGGATCATTGAACGGGCAAACGAATTAATTGCCGCAGGTATAGAGATGGAAATGGCATCCAAAAACCTGGACTTCTTTTTAAAGCAACACCAACCAGAAGACAATTTTATCAAACACCTGGAGAAATTTACCCAATTGGATGACTCCGATGTCATGTGTACGATCAAGAATTGGTGCGGACATGTGGATAAAGTACTATCACGCTTGTGTAAGGGCCTCGTGGAGCGAAAACTGCTGAAGATACGCTTTCAGCCTGAGCCTTTTGATCCATTGTTAGTGGCCACTTTAAAGGCGGATGTGGCACAGCGTTTAAACATTTCCGAAGAAGAGGCTAGCTATTTTGTATTTACAGGCGAAGCGGTAAACACAATGTATAACCCTTATGACGAACATATTAAAGTGCTGTTTAAAGAAGGAGGAGTAACCGATATTTCGCGGGTAGACAATGCTTTAATCCATCAACAACTATCCTCCGCTGTCAAAAAGTACTACCTTTGCTACCTTCGTTAA
- a CDS encoding four helix bundle protein: MVQQIRRAALSVKLNLAEGASRKSSIERSRYLEIARGSVIEIDAALETAVDLHYLNAGELNNTGILLNRCFAMLSKMIDSK, from the coding sequence ATGGTTCAGCAAATCAGAAGAGCTGCGTTATCGGTTAAACTTAACTTAGCTGAGGGCGCATCTAGAAAGTCAAGTATTGAAAGAAGTAGGTATCTTGAAATTGCAAGAGGTTCAGTTATAGAAATTGATGCGGCATTGGAAACGGCCGTTGATTTGCATTATCTCAATGCCGGTGAGTTAAATAATACTGGTATATTGTTGAACAGGTGTTTTGCAATGCTATCAAAAATGATAGATTCTAAATAG